Proteins encoded within one genomic window of Papio anubis isolate 15944 chromosome X, Panubis1.0, whole genome shotgun sequence:
- the NYX gene encoding nyctalopin produces the protein SFPTPHHPVPAVVVLGLPRARAVGSCARACPAACACSTVERGCSVRCDRAGLLRVPADFPCEAVSIDLDRNGLRFLGERAFGTLPSLRRLSLRHNNLSFITPGAFKGLPRLAELRLAHNGDLRYLHARTFAALGRLRRLDLAACRLFSVPERLLAELPALRELAAFDNLFRRVPGALRGLANLTHAHLERGRIEAVASSSLQGLRRLRSLSLQANRVRAVHAGAFGDCGVLEHLLLNDNLLAELPADAFRGLRRLRTLNLGGNALDRVARAWFVDLAELELLYLDRNSIAFVEEGAFQNLSGLLALHLNSNRLTVLAWAAFQPGFFLGRLFLFRNPWCCDCRLEWLRDWMEGSGRVTDVPCASPGSVAGLDLSRVTFGRSSNGLCVDPEELNLTTSSPGPSPEPAATTVSRFSSLLSKLLAPRVLVEEEANTTGGLANASLSYSLSSRGVGGAGRQHWFLLTSCLLPSVAQHVVFGLQMD, from the coding sequence tccttcccgACCCCCCACCACCCTGTCCCCGCAGTGGTGGTCCTCGGCCTGCCTAGAGCCCGGGCCGTGGGGTCCTGCGCTCGGGCTTGTCCCGCCGCCTGCGCCTGCAGTACTGTGGAGCGCGGCTGCTCAGTGCGCTGCGACCGCGCGGGCCTCCTGCGGGTGCCGGCCGACTTCCCGTGCGAGGCGGTCTCCATCGACCTGGACCGGAACGGCCTGCGCTTCCTGGGCGAGCGGGCCTTCGGCACGCTGCCGTCCCTGCGCCGCCTGTCGCTGCGCCACAACAACCTGTCCTTCATCACGCCCGGCGCCTTCAAGGGCCTGCCGCGCCTGGCTGAGCTGCGCCTGGCGCACAACGGCGATCTACGCTACCTGCACGCGCGCACCTTCGCGGCGCTCGGCCGCCTGCGCCGCCTGGACCTAGCCGCCTGCCGCCTCTTCAGCGTGCCCGAGCGCCTCCTGGCCGAACTGCCGGCCCTGCGCGAGCTCGCCGCCTTCGACAACCTGTTCCGCCGCGTGCCGGGCGCGCTACGGGGCCTGGCCAACCTGACGCACGCGCACCTGGAGCGCGGCCGCATCGAGGCGGTGGCCTCCAGCTCGCTGCAGGGCCTGCGCCGCCTGCGCTCGCTCAGCCTGCAGGCCAACCGCGTCCGTGCCGTGCACGCTGGCGCCTTCGGTGACTGTGGCGTCCTGGAGCATCTGCTGCTCAACGACAATCTGCTGGCCGAGCTCCCGGCCGACGCCTTCCGCGGCCTGCGGCGCCTGCGCACGCTCAACCTGGGTGGCAACGCACTGGACCGCGTGGCGCGCGCCTGGTTCGTTGACTTGGCCGAGCTCGAGCTGCTCTACCTGGACCGCAACAGCATCGCCTTCGTGGAGGAGGGCGCCTTCCAGAACCTCTCGGGCCTCCTCGCCCTGCACCTCAACAGCAACCGCCTCACCGTGCTCGCCTGGGCCGCCTTCCAGCCCGGCTTCTTCCTGGGCCGCCTCTTCCTCTTCCGCAACCCGTGGTGCTGCGACTGCCGCCTGGAGTGGCTGCGGGACTGGATGGAGGGCTCTGGGCGTGTCACCGACGTGCCGTGCGCCTCCCCGGGCTCCGTGGCCGGCCTGGACCTCAGCCGGGTGACCTTCGGGCGCTCCTCCAATGGCCTCTGTGTGGACCCCGAGGAGCTGAACCTCACCACGTCCAGTCCAGGCCCGTCCCCAGAACCAGCGGCCACCACCGTGAGCAGGTTCAGCAGCCTCCTCTCCAAGCTGCTGGCCCCGAGGGTCCTGGTGGAGGAGGAGGCCAACACCACTGGGGGGCTGGCCAACGCCTCCCTGTCCTACAGCCTCTCCTCCCGTGGGGTGGGAGGCGCTGGCCGGCAGCACTGGTTTCTCCTCACCTCTTGTCTCCTGCCCAGTGTGGCCCAGCACGTGGTGTTTGGCCTGCAGATGGACTGA